The Deinococcus wulumuqiensis R12 genome has a window encoding:
- a CDS encoding esterase/lipase family protein, with product MLTSLKRFMLLPLSAALLAGCGSLTSAPLAPADLAAQGVKAPARHPVLFVHGFNSDGSVWGPMMNRFRQNGWSDALLWTWSYDTAQSNAVTAELIRQKVDAILAQTKATKVDIVTHSMGGLSSRYYLKNLGGDARVDAWVSLGGPNHGTDFALACLTTSCTEMRQGSTFLAALNSVDETPGAVRYGTWWSPCDGIINPDSSVALSGATNTKAACLTHSALHDDATVYGQVRDFIHR from the coding sequence GTGCTCACTTCCCTGAAACGTTTCATGTTGCTGCCCCTGTCGGCCGCTCTGCTGGCGGGCTGCGGCAGTCTGACCTCTGCTCCTCTGGCCCCGGCGGACCTCGCCGCCCAGGGGGTCAAGGCGCCCGCACGCCATCCGGTGTTGTTCGTACACGGATTCAACTCCGACGGTTCCGTCTGGGGGCCGATGATGAACCGCTTCAGGCAGAACGGGTGGTCCGACGCCCTGCTGTGGACCTGGTCGTACGACACGGCCCAGTCGAACGCGGTGACGGCAGAACTGATTCGCCAGAAGGTGGACGCGATCCTGGCGCAGACCAAAGCGACGAAAGTGGACATCGTCACGCACTCGATGGGTGGGCTTTCCAGCCGTTATTACCTCAAAAACCTCGGCGGTGACGCCCGGGTGGACGCCTGGGTGTCGCTCGGCGGTCCCAACCACGGCACCGACTTCGCGCTGGCCTGCCTCACCACGTCCTGCACCGAGATGCGCCAAGGCTCGACCTTCCTGGCCGCGCTCAACAGCGTGGACGAAACGCCGGGCGCCGTCCGCTACGGCACCTGGTGGTCGCCGTGCGACGGCATCATCAACCCCGACAGCAGCGTGGCGCTCAGCGGGGCCACCAACACCAAGGCCGCCTGCCTGACCCACTCGGCCCTCCACGATGACGCGACCGTCTACGGTCAGGTGCGCGACTTTATCCACCGCTGA
- a CDS encoding MBL fold metallo-hydrolase — MTAPFPFPVLGSLHALQVPIPYPMKTVTVLIDAPARGPLTLIDCALDTPEARAAIEDGLAQFGAHWPDIERLIVTHHHPDHYGLAGLIEERSGASVQMLDVEIGRGERYWHMLREWLPGHRKHMRDHGLPEASVEGIRAENPRVRPASRVQPLREGQTVDLAGHTWEVLWLPGHADGHLGLWNEAESLLIAGDAILPRISPNVGLYAYTRPDPLGDYLQTLGKLEALNPRRAVVGHHGPVMEGVQARARELRGHHHERLDFIGAEARREARSAYDLSLAMFPRDLDEGGRRFALAETLAHLEHLRLLGQLGRTWDEAAEVWRYHG; from the coding sequence ATGACCGCGCCGTTCCCCTTTCCCGTGCTGGGCAGCCTGCACGCCCTGCAAGTGCCGATTCCCTACCCCATGAAGACGGTGACGGTGCTCATCGACGCCCCGGCGCGGGGGCCGCTGACCCTGATCGACTGTGCGCTCGACACCCCGGAGGCGCGGGCGGCCATCGAGGACGGTCTGGCGCAGTTCGGCGCCCACTGGCCCGACATCGAGCGGCTCATCGTGACCCACCACCACCCCGACCACTACGGGCTGGCGGGACTGATCGAGGAGCGCAGCGGGGCGAGCGTGCAGATGCTGGACGTGGAAATCGGGCGCGGTGAGCGGTACTGGCACATGCTGCGCGAGTGGCTGCCCGGCCACCGCAAACACATGCGCGACCACGGACTGCCGGAAGCCTCGGTGGAGGGCATCCGCGCCGAGAATCCCCGCGTGCGCCCGGCCAGCCGCGTGCAACCGCTGCGCGAGGGGCAGACCGTGGACCTCGCCGGGCACACCTGGGAAGTGCTGTGGCTGCCGGGACACGCCGACGGCCACCTGGGGCTGTGGAACGAAGCCGAGAGCCTCCTGATCGCCGGAGACGCCATCTTGCCGCGCATCAGTCCCAACGTCGGCCTGTACGCCTACACCCGGCCCGACCCGCTGGGCGACTACCTGCAGACCCTCGGCAAGCTCGAAGCCCTCAACCCGCGCCGGGCGGTGGTCGGACACCATGGCCCGGTCATGGAAGGCGTGCAGGCCCGCGCCCGCGAACTGCGTGGCCACCACCACGAGCGGCTCGACTTTATCGGCGCCGAGGCCCGCCGGGAAGCCCGCAGCGCCTACGACCTGTCGCTGGCGATGTTTCCCCGTGACCTCGACGAGGGGGGCCGCCGCTTCGCCCTGGCCGAGACGCTCGCTCACCTCGAACATCTGCGCCTGCTGGGGCAACTGGGCCGCACCTGGGACGAGGCGGCAGAGGTGTGGCGCTACCACGGCTGA
- a CDS encoding DNA glycosylase AlkZ-like family protein → MPDLPTLRAATFRTLAPQPDVQAALGAMGFVQADPIRAPARAQDLTLMQRVRGYRAGDLERLYPQLDAEEDMLPNYGFFPRGVQKLLHPREVGLSRIEREHPELLGEVRGLLQERGELHPREADALLGRGRVGNAWGGQSSATTRALDALHRRGEARVTRRVSGVRLYGPAPHLAALRGRPLPEEERLRGAVHLLAALYGPLPEASLGYLVTLSRSGFPHLHGALRAAFKRAVREELSGAVVEGVRYVWPAEWTLADAPVPQGVRLVGPFDPLVWDRRRFEHLHGWAYKLEAYTPAEKRQFGYYALPVFSGEQAVGWANLKVEGRELRADLHFLPAVRQTRALAAGLERELGRYRAFLGLD, encoded by the coding sequence ATGCCTGACCTGCCCACCCTTCGCGCTGCTACCTTCCGCACCCTCGCGCCGCAACCGGACGTGCAGGCGGCCCTTGGTGCTATGGGCTTCGTGCAGGCCGACCCCATCCGCGCTCCCGCCAGGGCGCAGGATTTGACGCTGATGCAGCGGGTCAGGGGCTACCGCGCGGGCGACCTCGAACGCCTTTATCCCCAGCTCGACGCCGAGGAGGACATGCTGCCCAACTACGGCTTTTTTCCGCGTGGCGTGCAAAAGCTCCTGCATCCGCGTGAGGTCGGCCTGTCCCGCATCGAACGCGAACACCCCGAGCTGCTGGGCGAGGTGCGCGGGCTGCTTCAGGAACGCGGAGAACTTCACCCCCGCGAGGCCGACGCCCTGCTCGGACGCGGACGGGTCGGCAACGCCTGGGGCGGCCAGAGCAGCGCCACCACCCGCGCCCTCGACGCGCTGCACCGCCGGGGCGAGGCCCGCGTCACCCGCCGCGTGTCCGGCGTGCGGCTCTACGGCCCGGCGCCCCATCTGGCGGCCCTGCGCGGGCGCCCGCTGCCCGAGGAGGAGCGGCTGCGCGGCGCGGTGCATCTGCTCGCGGCCCTGTACGGCCCCCTTCCCGAAGCCAGCCTGGGGTATCTGGTCACCCTCTCGCGCTCCGGCTTTCCGCATCTGCACGGCGCACTCCGGGCCGCCTTCAAACGTGCGGTCCGCGAGGAACTGTCGGGCGCGGTGGTGGAGGGCGTGCGTTACGTCTGGCCCGCCGAATGGACCCTGGCCGACGCTCCTGTCCCGCAGGGCGTGCGTCTCGTCGGCCCTTTCGACCCGCTGGTGTGGGACCGCCGCCGCTTCGAGCATCTGCACGGCTGGGCCTACAAACTCGAAGCGTACACGCCCGCCGAAAAGCGGCAGTTCGGGTACTACGCCCTGCCCGTCTTCAGCGGCGAACAGGCGGTGGGCTGGGCAAATCTGAAGGTGGAGGGGAGAGAGTTGCGGGCCGACCTGCATTTTCTCCCCGCTGTCCGGCAGACCAGGGCACTGGCGGCAGGGCTGGAAAGGGAACTGGGACGTTACCGGGCGTTTCTGGGTCTGGACTGA
- a CDS encoding PadR family transcriptional regulator: protein MQGRTSDGNLLRGTLDFLLLASLEDGPLYGLRIIQDVQERTGGHFSFKEGTLYPALHRLEGRGLITGELRPSDAGGPPRKYYELTEGGRTELARQREAQRAHARALAPFLQLRRLMRGGLA from the coding sequence ATGCAAGGTAGAACTTCTGACGGCAATCTCCTTCGTGGCACGCTGGACTTTCTGCTGCTTGCCAGCCTGGAGGACGGCCCGCTGTACGGTCTGCGGATTATTCAGGACGTGCAGGAGAGAACCGGTGGGCACTTCAGTTTCAAGGAAGGCACGCTGTATCCGGCGCTGCACCGCCTGGAAGGGCGCGGGCTGATCACCGGCGAACTGCGCCCCAGCGACGCGGGCGGCCCGCCCCGCAAGTACTACGAACTGACCGAAGGCGGCAGGACCGAACTCGCCCGGCAGCGCGAAGCCCAGCGTGCCCATGCCCGCGCCCTGGCCCCCTTTTTGCAACTCCGGCGGCTGATGCGGGGAGGTCTGGCATGA
- a CDS encoding 2Fe-2S iron-sulfur cluster-binding protein yields MTEPVIAEQRGQPVTLKVEGYGQIQALSGERLNVALERGGVDILHRCGGVAKCTTCRVVFTAGEPDAMTLAEHDKLLEKGLLGEARLSCQIECAEGMALRPVQTEQNSGLERGKAIADVIQPDPQWTTRPGASTEG; encoded by the coding sequence ATGACCGAACCCGTGATTGCCGAGCAGCGAGGCCAGCCTGTCACTCTCAAGGTGGAAGGCTACGGCCAGATTCAGGCCCTCTCGGGCGAGCGGCTCAACGTCGCCCTCGAACGTGGCGGGGTGGACATCCTGCACCGCTGCGGCGGCGTCGCCAAGTGCACGACCTGCCGGGTGGTCTTTACGGCGGGCGAACCCGACGCCATGACCCTGGCCGAGCACGACAAACTGCTGGAAAAGGGGCTGCTGGGCGAGGCGCGGCTGTCGTGCCAGATCGAGTGCGCCGAGGGGATGGCGCTGCGCCCCGTGCAGACCGAGCAAAACAGCGGTCTGGAGCGCGGCAAGGCCATCGCCGACGTGATTCAGCCCGACCCGCAGTGGACCACCCGCCCCGGCGCGAGCACCGAGGGCTGA
- the glmM gene encoding phosphoglucosamine mutase: MTERKYFGTDGVRAVAGEFPLTSDWVMRLGAAAGEVLKRRNSRASVVIGKDTRQSGDMLEAALAAGLTSRGVNVIHLGVLPTPGVSYLTRHLQADAGVVISASHNPYQDNGIKFFGADGQKLNDATELEIEAAIDDVANFAPVTGVDLGSVTNYTEAERLYTAFLRSHAPDLSGLKIALDCANGAAYRVAPKVFQAAGADVFAVYTTPDGRNINRDCGSTHMDHLRLIVREGDYDLGVAFDGDADRALLVDSRGNLIHGDHMLLLGARARGEKAVVATIMTNMALEVKLREAGIPLERTAVGDRYVHERLHSKGLNLGGEQSGHVLFLDVSPTGDGVLTALLTLASMKKLETTLDELHDDLVMFPQTLVNVRVGDKKAIARDAAVQQAVVDAERKLAGKGRINLRPSGTENLIRVMVEGQDEAEIHEIAAAVAKVVEERGAAGA, encoded by the coding sequence ATGACTGAACGTAAGTATTTCGGGACGGACGGCGTGCGCGCTGTCGCCGGTGAATTTCCGCTGACCTCCGACTGGGTCATGCGGCTCGGTGCGGCGGCGGGCGAAGTCCTCAAGCGCCGCAACTCCCGCGCCAGTGTGGTCATCGGCAAGGACACCCGCCAGAGCGGGGACATGCTGGAAGCGGCACTCGCGGCGGGCCTGACCAGCCGGGGCGTGAACGTGATTCATCTCGGCGTGCTGCCGACCCCGGGGGTGAGCTACCTGACCCGGCACCTTCAGGCCGACGCGGGCGTGGTCATCAGCGCCTCGCACAACCCCTACCAGGACAACGGCATCAAGTTCTTCGGCGCCGACGGGCAAAAGCTCAACGACGCCACCGAACTCGAAATCGAAGCGGCTATCGACGACGTGGCGAACTTCGCCCCGGTGACCGGAGTGGACCTCGGCAGCGTGACCAACTATACGGAGGCCGAGCGGCTCTACACTGCCTTTTTGCGCTCGCACGCGCCCGACCTCTCGGGGCTGAAAATCGCGCTCGACTGTGCCAACGGCGCGGCGTACCGGGTGGCCCCCAAGGTGTTTCAGGCGGCGGGGGCCGACGTGTTCGCGGTCTACACCACCCCCGACGGGCGCAACATCAACCGCGACTGCGGCTCGACCCACATGGACCACCTGCGCCTGATCGTGCGTGAGGGCGACTATGACCTCGGTGTGGCTTTCGACGGCGACGCGGACCGGGCGCTGCTGGTGGACTCGCGCGGCAACCTGATTCACGGCGACCACATGCTGCTGCTGGGAGCGCGGGCACGCGGCGAAAAGGCGGTGGTGGCGACCATCATGACCAACATGGCGCTGGAGGTGAAACTGCGCGAGGCCGGGATTCCGCTGGAGCGCACCGCCGTCGGTGACCGCTATGTTCACGAACGCCTGCATTCCAAGGGCCTGAACCTGGGCGGCGAGCAGAGCGGGCATGTGCTGTTCCTCGACGTGTCGCCTACCGGGGACGGCGTGCTGACCGCGCTGCTGACCCTCGCCAGCATGAAAAAGCTGGAAACGACCCTCGACGAGTTGCACGACGACCTGGTCATGTTCCCGCAGACCCTGGTCAACGTGCGCGTGGGGGACAAGAAGGCCATCGCCCGTGACGCCGCCGTGCAGCAGGCGGTGGTCGACGCCGAACGCAAACTGGCAGGCAAGGGCCGCATCAACCTGCGTCCGAGTGGCACCGAGAACCTGATTCGGGTCATGGTCGAGGGCCAGGACGAAGCCGAGATTCACGAAATTGCCGCTGCCGTCGCCAAAGTGGTCGAGGAACGCGGAGCCGCCGGAGCCTGA
- a CDS encoding permease prefix domain 1-containing protein — protein sequence MTPEDRFLRQATRGLSHRKRAEAQAELRSHLHERTNQLILAGKPLPSAQAQAMEELGAPAAIARGLQRTEQVHPLLSAAVFTALAGVLLGFPVADAWLGWRSNQQLEGMHRSAAELRAEGYLTLPELRRQLSEQGVTLAGFGRWPRLEAAGLPSIPLNDAACPAPVAPGLLFPELRSSRLYVQPYSLPSCMAQAGWPLQVQHDSVMFRGKTIQYLPPQTAHSALSQWPTFWQSLLYRPRVETLIGAGSHLLPLTGQSRPQRYRVDRPAQSPVLLLLRTENRNFNFLVARVGQDGTVNLPTLTPKLGLGPGSPLPVKLFENAATWRRADPKVAAAVLVPLSTNTADPIQLNPLKLTPVE from the coding sequence ATGACCCCCGAAGACCGCTTTCTCCGGCAGGCCACGCGGGGCCTGAGCCACCGCAAACGGGCCGAAGCCCAGGCCGAACTGCGCTCGCACCTGCACGAACGCACCAACCAACTGATTCTGGCGGGCAAGCCGCTGCCCTCGGCCCAGGCGCAGGCGATGGAGGAACTGGGGGCACCGGCGGCTATCGCGCGTGGATTGCAGCGCACGGAGCAGGTGCATCCTCTGCTGAGTGCGGCCGTGTTCACGGCTTTGGCCGGGGTGCTGCTGGGGTTTCCGGTGGCCGACGCCTGGCTGGGCTGGCGCAGCAATCAGCAATTGGAAGGGATGCACCGTTCCGCTGCCGAACTGCGGGCCGAGGGCTACCTGACCCTGCCGGAACTGCGCCGCCAACTCAGCGAACAGGGGGTGACCCTGGCCGGATTTGGCCGCTGGCCCCGCCTGGAAGCCGCCGGACTGCCGAGCATTCCACTGAACGACGCCGCCTGTCCGGCACCAGTCGCCCCTGGTCTCCTGTTTCCCGAATTACGCTCCTCTCGGCTTTACGTCCAGCCGTACAGCCTGCCCTCCTGCATGGCGCAGGCTGGCTGGCCGCTGCAAGTGCAGCACGACTCGGTGATGTTTCGCGGCAAGACCATTCAGTATCTGCCGCCTCAAACGGCCCACTCCGCTCTGAGCCAATGGCCGACCTTCTGGCAGAGTCTGCTCTACCGTCCCCGCGTGGAAACGCTGATCGGCGCAGGCTCTCATCTCCTTCCCCTCACCGGGCAGAGTCGGCCCCAGCGCTACCGGGTAGACCGTCCCGCGCAAAGCCCGGTGCTGTTGCTGCTGAGGACGGAGAACCGGAACTTCAACTTCCTCGTGGCCCGGGTGGGACAGGACGGCACGGTCAATTTGCCGACGCTGACGCCCAAACTCGGCCTCGGCCCTGGAAGTCCCCTTCCCGTCAAGCTTTTCGAGAATGCCGCCACTTGGCGTCGAGCCGACCCCAAAGTCGCCGCTGCTGTCCTCGTTCCTCTCAGCACCAATACCGCCGACCCTATTCAGCTCAATCCGCTCAAGCTGACGCCGGTCGAGTAG
- the thrS gene encoding threonine--tRNA ligase: MHVILPDGKQLELKDGATALDAAAAIGPRLAQDALGATANGELTDLMTPLPDGANITLITKKNPGDAAPLFRHSLGHVMSQAVGEYYRAKGHAPESVKRGVGPAIENGWYQDFDLPEPLREEDLPEIERLMKDILGRNLDFTRREIGKAEALGQFAHDPYKAELIEGLPDDEPITFYTQGDYTDLCRGPHFPNTGKLPQAFKLMSTSGAYWRGNEKNPILQRVYGVAFATQKELDEYLHNLEEAKRRDHRKLGKELELFTIDPLVGKGLPLWLPNGTVLREELTNFMKEQQFQRGYQGVVTPNIGNLDLYRTSGHYEKYADGQFRPIEVDDEEYMLKPMNCPHHVRIYASKPRSYRDLPVRLAEFGTVYRYEQSGELNGLTRVRGFTQDDAHLFVRPDQLKKEFLDVLDLTVLVLKTFGMNEVRFRVGTRDPESDKYVGDEANWALAERQIIEAVEEVGLPYTVEPGDAAFYGPKLDFVVKDVLGREWQLGTIQVDYNLPERFDISYVGEDGQDHRPIMIHRAPFGSIERFTGILIEHYAGDFPLWLAPRQVMIIPIADRHNEYAEQLREELHRAGLRAEVDDSSNRMQAKVRDAELHKIPVMLIVGDKEQEGREVSVRERTPEGTRERKGVKFDELKAELLERKQSRS; the protein is encoded by the coding sequence ATGCACGTAATCTTGCCCGACGGCAAACAACTTGAACTCAAAGACGGTGCTACGGCGCTGGACGCGGCGGCGGCCATCGGTCCCCGCCTCGCGCAGGACGCGCTGGGGGCCACGGCCAATGGTGAACTCACCGACCTGATGACGCCCCTGCCCGACGGCGCGAACATCACCCTGATCACCAAGAAAAACCCGGGCGACGCCGCGCCGCTGTTCCGGCATTCGCTCGGGCACGTCATGAGTCAGGCGGTGGGAGAGTATTACCGCGCCAAGGGGCACGCGCCGGAAAGCGTCAAGCGCGGGGTCGGTCCGGCCATCGAAAACGGCTGGTACCAGGATTTCGACCTGCCCGAGCCGCTCAGGGAAGAGGACCTGCCCGAAATCGAGCGCCTGATGAAAGACATCCTGGGCCGCAACCTCGACTTCACCCGCCGCGAAATCGGCAAGGCCGAGGCCCTGGGGCAGTTCGCCCACGATCCCTATAAAGCCGAACTGATTGAGGGGCTGCCCGACGACGAGCCGATCACCTTTTACACGCAGGGCGACTACACCGACCTGTGCCGGGGGCCGCACTTCCCCAACACCGGCAAGCTGCCCCAGGCCTTCAAGCTGATGAGCACCTCGGGCGCGTACTGGCGCGGCAACGAGAAAAACCCGATCCTGCAGCGCGTGTACGGCGTGGCCTTCGCCACCCAGAAGGAACTGGACGAGTACCTGCATAACCTCGAAGAAGCCAAGCGCCGCGACCACCGCAAGCTGGGCAAGGAACTCGAACTGTTCACCATCGACCCGCTGGTGGGCAAGGGGCTGCCGCTGTGGCTCCCCAACGGCACGGTGCTGCGCGAAGAACTGACCAACTTCATGAAGGAGCAGCAGTTCCAGCGCGGCTATCAGGGCGTGGTGACGCCGAACATCGGTAACCTCGACCTGTACCGCACCAGCGGCCACTACGAGAAGTACGCCGACGGCCAGTTCCGCCCCATCGAGGTGGACGACGAGGAGTACATGCTCAAGCCGATGAACTGCCCGCACCACGTGCGGATTTACGCCAGCAAGCCGCGCAGTTACCGCGACCTGCCGGTGCGTCTGGCCGAGTTCGGCACGGTGTACCGCTACGAGCAGTCGGGCGAACTCAACGGCCTGACCCGCGTGCGCGGCTTCACTCAGGACGACGCCCACCTGTTCGTGCGCCCCGACCAGCTGAAAAAAGAGTTCCTGGACGTGCTCGACCTGACGGTGCTGGTCCTCAAGACCTTCGGCATGAACGAGGTGCGCTTCCGCGTGGGCACCCGCGACCCTGAAAGCGACAAGTACGTGGGTGACGAGGCGAACTGGGCGCTGGCCGAGCGCCAGATTATCGAGGCCGTCGAGGAAGTCGGCCTGCCCTACACCGTCGAACCCGGTGACGCCGCCTTCTACGGCCCCAAGCTGGATTTCGTGGTCAAGGACGTGCTGGGCCGCGAGTGGCAGCTCGGGACCATTCAGGTGGACTACAACCTGCCCGAACGCTTCGACATCTCCTACGTCGGGGAAGACGGCCAGGACCACCGCCCGATCATGATTCACCGCGCACCCTTCGGCTCCATCGAGCGATTTACCGGCATCCTGATCGAGCATTACGCTGGGGACTTCCCGCTGTGGCTGGCCCCGCGCCAGGTGATGATTATTCCTATCGCCGACCGCCACAACGAGTACGCCGAGCAACTCCGCGAAGAACTCCACCGCGCCGGGCTGCGGGCCGAGGTGGACGACTCCTCCAACCGCATGCAGGCCAAGGTGCGCGACGCCGAACTGCACAAGATTCCGGTCATGCTGATCGTGGGCGACAAGGAGCAGGAGGGCCGCGAAGTCAGCGTGCGCGAACGCACCCCCGAAGGCACCAGGGAGCGCAAGGGCGTGAAGTTCGACGAACTGAAAGCCGAACTGCTGGAGCGCAAGCAGAGCCGTTCGTAA
- a CDS encoding phosphotransferase family protein: MVESWPGDGANFARYDTAHGPLFLKYLPAGERTTRYFRRFQREVTYLRDLAPLVDVPHAPLLHAALNAEHRRAHLLTPDLTATTWGWGHFGTDAEREAGLHDVARLLAHLHAAWAGHPALGHPALRGDWAWRPDEVTQEGQGLAKRYTGPHAAEVGAAGEQLPALLAAAPLHTLTHGDIHSGQVLWPRDGSPPLLIDYGQAHPGLPGDDLAHLLAVRLDAGERQRYGDGMRGAYWDELARRGVRLSRAEQTAQERAGVALNLLATARQAGREPGEGVRAALDNVAQAWAELA; encoded by the coding sequence CTGGTCGAGAGCTGGCCGGGAGACGGCGCGAACTTTGCCCGCTACGACACGGCACACGGCCCGCTCTTTCTGAAGTACCTGCCTGCCGGAGAGCGCACGACGCGCTATTTCCGGCGGTTTCAGCGTGAAGTCACGTACCTGCGCGACCTCGCCCCGCTGGTGGACGTGCCGCACGCGCCGCTGCTGCATGCGGCGCTGAACGCCGAGCACCGGCGGGCGCACCTGCTCACGCCTGACCTGACCGCAACCACCTGGGGCTGGGGCCACTTCGGGACCGACGCCGAGCGGGAAGCGGGCCTGCATGACGTGGCCCGGCTGCTGGCGCACCTGCACGCGGCCTGGGCTGGGCATCCGGCGCTTGGGCATCCGGCGCTCAGGGGCGACTGGGCCTGGCGACCGGACGAGGTGACGCAGGAAGGGCAGGGGCTGGCGAAAAGGTACACCGGACCCCACGCGGCGGAGGTCGGCGCGGCGGGGGAACAGTTGCCCGCATTGCTCGCCGCCGCGCCGCTGCACACGCTCACGCACGGCGACATTCACTCCGGGCAGGTGCTGTGGCCGCGCGACGGGTCGCCGCCGCTGCTGATCGACTACGGACAGGCCCACCCCGGTCTGCCCGGTGACGACCTCGCCCACCTGCTCGCTGTGCGGTTGGATGCGGGGGAAAGGCAGCGCTACGGCGACGGCATGCGCGGGGCCTACTGGGACGAACTGGCCCGGCGCGGCGTGCGGCTGAGCCGGGCAGAGCAAACCGCGCAGGAGCGGGCCGGAGTCGCGCTGAACCTGCTGGCGACGGCGCGGCAGGCCGGGCGGGAACCGGGAGAAGGCGTGCGAGCAGCCCTGGACAACGTGGCGCAGGCGTGGGCGGAACTGGCCTGA
- a CDS encoding PH domain-containing protein, whose translation MSQNRVSQGMTAKLPSPAALAPVQVPTPKWWPLAAGVVVLALLLPLALTVAPSLLGLPRYEVAGGQIVARSLAASTVIPAATPVERATLPRLSKRIGSNMPGYMVGRFTSPAGELAVFGNGSREGLLFATQPPTFITPADPDALLNAWSKGNVMTFRPAGVPAEQNIWPLLLFLPLAGVVASLLLTKPRLTYEIHDDTLTVRTRASTTTFPRQNTQASLTTDPLGMRLFGTGMPGYHTGSFATRSGNVQAAATSARPVQALLLEHGGKRYYLTPSDPAAVAAWFGQG comes from the coding sequence ATGTCACAAAACCGCGTATCTCAGGGCATGACGGCGAAGCTCCCCTCCCCCGCCGCCCTCGCCCCCGTGCAGGTGCCGACGCCGAAGTGGTGGCCTCTCGCTGCTGGCGTTGTGGTGCTGGCCTTGTTGCTCCCGCTGGCCCTGACGGTGGCTCCCTCTCTGCTCGGCCTGCCGCGCTACGAGGTGGCAGGCGGGCAAATCGTGGCCCGTTCGCTGGCCGCCAGCACGGTGATTCCGGCGGCAACACCTGTCGAACGGGCGACGCTGCCACGTCTTTCCAAACGCATCGGCAGCAACATGCCAGGGTACATGGTGGGCCGCTTCACCTCGCCTGCCGGAGAATTGGCGGTATTTGGCAACGGCTCACGCGAAGGGCTGCTTTTTGCGACGCAGCCCCCGACCTTCATCACCCCCGCCGACCCCGACGCCCTGCTGAATGCCTGGAGCAAGGGAAACGTGATGACTTTCCGGCCTGCCGGGGTTCCAGCTGAGCAAAATATCTGGCCGCTGCTCCTGTTTCTGCCCCTGGCGGGTGTCGTCGCCTCTCTTTTGCTCACAAAGCCCCGTCTCACCTACGAAATCCATGACGACACCCTCACCGTCCGAACCCGTGCCAGCACGACCACGTTTCCCCGCCAAAACACGCAGGCCAGCCTGACCACCGACCCGCTGGGGATGCGCCTCTTCGGAACCGGAATGCCCGGCTACCACACCGGCAGCTTTGCCACGCGCTCGGGCAACGTGCAGGCGGCAGCGACCAGCGCCCGCCCTGTTCAAGCCCTCTTGCTGGAGCACGGCGGCAAGCGCTACTACCTCACGCCCAGCGACCCGGCAGCGGTGGCGGCGTGGTTCGGGCAGGGCTGA
- a CDS encoding DNA-3-methyladenine glycosylase, whose translation MTLSPDHFGADPVRLARELLGATLVRVTPDGHRLSGKVVETEAYDCPRDPACTAGRFHAARSIEMSIPPGHWLFWFAHGHPLLQVACREEGISASVLIRALEPLEGVPRMLDHRPVTRQRDLTSGPAKLVYALGLDPMKVSHLPVNSPELHLLAPEKPLADEEISVTARVGIKEGRHLPWRFLIRGNAWVSPGVPSMELDHA comes from the coding sequence TTGACCCTTTCTCCTGACCACTTCGGCGCCGACCCCGTGCGCCTCGCCCGTGAGCTGCTGGGCGCGACCCTGGTTCGCGTGACCCCGGACGGCCACCGCCTGAGCGGGAAAGTCGTGGAAACCGAGGCCTACGACTGCCCGCGTGACCCCGCTTGCACGGCGGGACGCTTTCACGCTGCCCGCAGCATAGAAATGAGCATTCCGCCGGGGCACTGGCTGTTCTGGTTCGCGCACGGGCATCCGCTGCTGCAAGTCGCCTGCCGCGAAGAAGGCATCAGCGCCAGTGTGCTGATTCGGGCGCTGGAGCCGCTGGAAGGCGTGCCCAGAATGCTCGACCACCGCCCTGTCACCCGGCAGCGCGACCTGACGAGCGGCCCCGCCAAGCTGGTCTACGCGCTGGGCCTGGACCCGATGAAGGTCAGTCACCTGCCCGTGAACAGCCCGGAACTGCACCTGCTGGCCCCCGAAAAGCCCCTCGCGGACGAGGAAATCAGCGTAACGGCCCGTGTGGGCATCAAGGAAGGGCGTCACCTGCCCTGGCGCTTTCTGATTCGGGGAAACGCCTGGGTGTCGCCGGGCGTGCCGAGCATGGAACTCGACCATGCCTGA